In Glycine max cultivar Williams 82 chromosome 7, Glycine_max_v4.0, whole genome shotgun sequence, a single window of DNA contains:
- the LOC100815264 gene encoding probable calcium-binding protein CML18 gives MAANPPAPSESDPNQNPGSESFPYFEDMNELETVFNRFDANGDGKISADELDSVLRSLGSGVSPEDLRRFMEDLDTDRDGFISLTEFAAFCRSDASADGGSGEFRDAFDLYDRDKNGLISAAELHLALNRLGLKCSVDECRDMIKSVDADGDGCVNFEEFKTMMTTSKNRGGATNGSVH, from the coding sequence ATGGCAGCGAACCCACCCGCGCCTTCAGAATCCGACCCGAACCAAAACCCGGGTTCGGAGTCCTTTCCGTACTTCGAAGACATGAACGAACTCGAGACAGTCTTCAACCGCTTCGACGCCAACGGCGACGGCAAGATCTCCGCCGACGAACTCGACAGCGTGCTCCGGTCGCTCGGATCCGGCGTCTCTCCCGAGGACCTCCGCCGCTTCATGGAAGACCTCGACACCGACCGTGACGGCTTCATCAGCCTCACAGAGTTCGCCGCCTTCTGCCGCTCCGACGCCTCCGCCGACGGCGGATCCGGCGAGTTCCGCGACGCCTTCGATCTCTACGACCGCGACAAAAACGGCCTCATCTCCGCCGCGGAGCTCCACCTCGCGCTCAACCGCCTCGGCCTCAAGTGCTCCGTCGACGAATGCCGCGACATGATCAAGTCCGTCGACGCCGACGGCGATGGCTGCGTCAACTTCGAGGAGTTCAAGACGATGATGACGACCTCCAAGAATCGTGGCGGCGCCACCAATGGCTCCGTCCATTAG